The proteins below come from a single Epinephelus moara isolate mb chromosome 19, YSFRI_EMoa_1.0, whole genome shotgun sequence genomic window:
- the zbtb18 gene encoding zinc finger and BTB domain-containing protein 18 isoform X2: MHTAAGYEDGKMEFPDHSRHLLQCLSEQRHQGFLCDSTVLVGDAQFRAHRAVLASCSMYFHLFYKDQLDKRDVVHLNSDIVTAPAFSLLLEFMYEGKLQFQDLPVEDVLAAASYLHMYDIVKVCKKRLKQKATAEADSTRREEDGGSSCSDKADSLSDGSTGRPATADLLHSDEEEEGKAEGGPLWLRLPSADRPGTPAMATTSPHGEAEMQSGEALGEGGKLLSPAGSPTSSTGSLSQRSHRSVSSRGGHRGRRVSNDAADCVLDLSVKPIAGSNHNNHHQSYFSGAATPDSLQSPLAVRVKVERGVASDEEEELGGGDYDMEHSGITKATVPSANGGLTHHGVGGPLSAQRRLGLEAHLSALREASLASELEREEKPSATADDEDILGGENERAQAEAASMDSSLLPYVSNMLSAQHTQIFMCPLCNKVFPSPHILQLHLSSHFREQEGIRSKPAGDVNVPTCTICSKTFSCMYTLKRHERTHSGEKPYTCTTCGKSFQYSHNLSRHAVVHTREKPHACKWCERRFTQSGDLYRHIRKFHCELVNSLSVKSEPLALPNVRDWAIEDSSQELWK, encoded by the exons ATGCATACTGCTGCAG GTTATGAGGACGGCAAGATGGAGTTCCCAGaccacagcagacatttactcCAGTGTCTGAGCGAGCAGCGGCACCAGGGCTTCCTGTGTGACTCCACGGTGCTGGTGGGCGATGCCCAGTTCCGGGCCCACCGTGCTGTGTTGGCCTCCTGCAGCATGTACTTTCACCTCTTCTACAAGGACCAGCTGGACAAGCGAGACGTGGTGCACCTCAACAGCGACATTGTCACAGCCCCGGCCTTTTCCCTGCTCCTGGAGTTCATGTATGAGGGCAAGCTGCAGTTCCAGGACCTTCCCGTAGAGGATGTGTTGGCAGCGGCCAGCTACTTGCACATGTATGACATTGTCAAGGTGTGTAAGAAACGTTTGAAGCAGAAGGCCACGGCGGAGGCAGACAGCACGCGCAGGGAAGAGGATGGTGGCTCCAGCTGCTCCGATAAGGCCGATAGTCTATCAGATGGTTCTACGGGCCGGCCTGCTACTGCCGACCTGCTGcacagtgatgaagaggaggaggggaaggcCGAGGGAGGACCGCTGTGGCTGAGGTTGCCGTCTGCAGACAGACCAGGGACACCAGCCATGGCTACAACCAGTCCGCACGGCGAGGCAGAGATGCAGAGTGGGGAGGCACTGGGGGAGGGAGGAAAGCTGCTCTCCCCAGCCGGCAGCCCCACCAGCTCCACTGGATCCCTCTCACAGAGGTCACACCGCTCCGTGAGCTCTCGTGGAGGGCACAGGGGCAGGAGGGTGTCGAATGATGCGGCTGACTGCGTCCTGGACCTGTCAGTCAAGCCGATTGCAGGTAGCAACCACAATAACCACCACCAGTCCTATTTCAGCGGGGCAGCCACACCAGACAGCCTCCAAAGCCCATTGGCTGTGCGGGTGAAGGTGGAGAGGGGTGTGGCTTCAGACGAGGAAGAGGAACTGGGAGGTGGGGACTATGACATGGAGCACAGTGGCATCACCAAGGCGACGGTTCCCAGCGCCAACGGGGGCCTGACCCACCACGGGGTCGGAGGGCCTCTGTCGGCCCAGCGGAGGCTCGGCCTGGAagcacacctgtctgctctgCGAGAGGCCTCTCTGGCCTCAGAGCTGGAGCGGGAGGAGAAGCCTTCGGCCACAGCCGACGACGAGGACATTCTGGGGGGTGAAAATGAGCGCGCCCAGGCCGAGGCGGCAAGCATGGATAGTTCCCTGCTGCCCTACGTCTCCAACATGTTGTCAGCTCAACACACGCAGATCTTCATGTGCCCGCTGTGTAACAAGGTATTCCCCTCCCCGCACATCCTCCAACTTCACCTCAGCTCCCACTTCAGGGAGCAGGAGGGCATCCGCTCCAAGCCCGCCGGAGACGTCAACGTGCCCACCTGCACCATCTGCAGCAAGACCTTCTCCTGCATGTACACGCTGAAGCGCCATGAGCGGACACACTCCGGTGAGAAACCCTACACCTGCACCACCTGCGGCAAGAGCTTCCAATACTCACACAACCTCAGCCGCCACGCAGTGGTGCACACGCGTGAGAAGCCGCACGCTTGTAAATGGTGCGAGCGGCGCTTCACGCAGTCCGGGGACCTGTACCGACACATCCGCAAGTTCCATTGCGAACTGGTCAACTCGCTGTCAGTGAAGAGTGAACCGCTGGCACTGCCCAATGTCAGGGATTGGGCGATTGAGGACAGCTCCCAGGAACTGTGGAAGTAG
- the zbtb18 gene encoding zinc finger and BTB domain-containing protein 18 isoform X1 — MYFLRRDKSTWLTGYEDGKMEFPDHSRHLLQCLSEQRHQGFLCDSTVLVGDAQFRAHRAVLASCSMYFHLFYKDQLDKRDVVHLNSDIVTAPAFSLLLEFMYEGKLQFQDLPVEDVLAAASYLHMYDIVKVCKKRLKQKATAEADSTRREEDGGSSCSDKADSLSDGSTGRPATADLLHSDEEEEGKAEGGPLWLRLPSADRPGTPAMATTSPHGEAEMQSGEALGEGGKLLSPAGSPTSSTGSLSQRSHRSVSSRGGHRGRRVSNDAADCVLDLSVKPIAGSNHNNHHQSYFSGAATPDSLQSPLAVRVKVERGVASDEEEELGGGDYDMEHSGITKATVPSANGGLTHHGVGGPLSAQRRLGLEAHLSALREASLASELEREEKPSATADDEDILGGENERAQAEAASMDSSLLPYVSNMLSAQHTQIFMCPLCNKVFPSPHILQLHLSSHFREQEGIRSKPAGDVNVPTCTICSKTFSCMYTLKRHERTHSGEKPYTCTTCGKSFQYSHNLSRHAVVHTREKPHACKWCERRFTQSGDLYRHIRKFHCELVNSLSVKSEPLALPNVRDWAIEDSSQELWK; from the exons ATGTATTTTCTCAGGCGGGACAAATCGACTTGGTTAACAG GTTATGAGGACGGCAAGATGGAGTTCCCAGaccacagcagacatttactcCAGTGTCTGAGCGAGCAGCGGCACCAGGGCTTCCTGTGTGACTCCACGGTGCTGGTGGGCGATGCCCAGTTCCGGGCCCACCGTGCTGTGTTGGCCTCCTGCAGCATGTACTTTCACCTCTTCTACAAGGACCAGCTGGACAAGCGAGACGTGGTGCACCTCAACAGCGACATTGTCACAGCCCCGGCCTTTTCCCTGCTCCTGGAGTTCATGTATGAGGGCAAGCTGCAGTTCCAGGACCTTCCCGTAGAGGATGTGTTGGCAGCGGCCAGCTACTTGCACATGTATGACATTGTCAAGGTGTGTAAGAAACGTTTGAAGCAGAAGGCCACGGCGGAGGCAGACAGCACGCGCAGGGAAGAGGATGGTGGCTCCAGCTGCTCCGATAAGGCCGATAGTCTATCAGATGGTTCTACGGGCCGGCCTGCTACTGCCGACCTGCTGcacagtgatgaagaggaggaggggaaggcCGAGGGAGGACCGCTGTGGCTGAGGTTGCCGTCTGCAGACAGACCAGGGACACCAGCCATGGCTACAACCAGTCCGCACGGCGAGGCAGAGATGCAGAGTGGGGAGGCACTGGGGGAGGGAGGAAAGCTGCTCTCCCCAGCCGGCAGCCCCACCAGCTCCACTGGATCCCTCTCACAGAGGTCACACCGCTCCGTGAGCTCTCGTGGAGGGCACAGGGGCAGGAGGGTGTCGAATGATGCGGCTGACTGCGTCCTGGACCTGTCAGTCAAGCCGATTGCAGGTAGCAACCACAATAACCACCACCAGTCCTATTTCAGCGGGGCAGCCACACCAGACAGCCTCCAAAGCCCATTGGCTGTGCGGGTGAAGGTGGAGAGGGGTGTGGCTTCAGACGAGGAAGAGGAACTGGGAGGTGGGGACTATGACATGGAGCACAGTGGCATCACCAAGGCGACGGTTCCCAGCGCCAACGGGGGCCTGACCCACCACGGGGTCGGAGGGCCTCTGTCGGCCCAGCGGAGGCTCGGCCTGGAagcacacctgtctgctctgCGAGAGGCCTCTCTGGCCTCAGAGCTGGAGCGGGAGGAGAAGCCTTCGGCCACAGCCGACGACGAGGACATTCTGGGGGGTGAAAATGAGCGCGCCCAGGCCGAGGCGGCAAGCATGGATAGTTCCCTGCTGCCCTACGTCTCCAACATGTTGTCAGCTCAACACACGCAGATCTTCATGTGCCCGCTGTGTAACAAGGTATTCCCCTCCCCGCACATCCTCCAACTTCACCTCAGCTCCCACTTCAGGGAGCAGGAGGGCATCCGCTCCAAGCCCGCCGGAGACGTCAACGTGCCCACCTGCACCATCTGCAGCAAGACCTTCTCCTGCATGTACACGCTGAAGCGCCATGAGCGGACACACTCCGGTGAGAAACCCTACACCTGCACCACCTGCGGCAAGAGCTTCCAATACTCACACAACCTCAGCCGCCACGCAGTGGTGCACACGCGTGAGAAGCCGCACGCTTGTAAATGGTGCGAGCGGCGCTTCACGCAGTCCGGGGACCTGTACCGACACATCCGCAAGTTCCATTGCGAACTGGTCAACTCGCTGTCAGTGAAGAGTGAACCGCTGGCACTGCCCAATGTCAGGGATTGGGCGATTGAGGACAGCTCCCAGGAACTGTGGAAGTAG
- the zbtb18 gene encoding zinc finger and BTB domain-containing protein 18 isoform X3: MEFPDHSRHLLQCLSEQRHQGFLCDSTVLVGDAQFRAHRAVLASCSMYFHLFYKDQLDKRDVVHLNSDIVTAPAFSLLLEFMYEGKLQFQDLPVEDVLAAASYLHMYDIVKVCKKRLKQKATAEADSTRREEDGGSSCSDKADSLSDGSTGRPATADLLHSDEEEEGKAEGGPLWLRLPSADRPGTPAMATTSPHGEAEMQSGEALGEGGKLLSPAGSPTSSTGSLSQRSHRSVSSRGGHRGRRVSNDAADCVLDLSVKPIAGSNHNNHHQSYFSGAATPDSLQSPLAVRVKVERGVASDEEEELGGGDYDMEHSGITKATVPSANGGLTHHGVGGPLSAQRRLGLEAHLSALREASLASELEREEKPSATADDEDILGGENERAQAEAASMDSSLLPYVSNMLSAQHTQIFMCPLCNKVFPSPHILQLHLSSHFREQEGIRSKPAGDVNVPTCTICSKTFSCMYTLKRHERTHSGEKPYTCTTCGKSFQYSHNLSRHAVVHTREKPHACKWCERRFTQSGDLYRHIRKFHCELVNSLSVKSEPLALPNVRDWAIEDSSQELWK; encoded by the coding sequence ATGGAGTTCCCAGaccacagcagacatttactcCAGTGTCTGAGCGAGCAGCGGCACCAGGGCTTCCTGTGTGACTCCACGGTGCTGGTGGGCGATGCCCAGTTCCGGGCCCACCGTGCTGTGTTGGCCTCCTGCAGCATGTACTTTCACCTCTTCTACAAGGACCAGCTGGACAAGCGAGACGTGGTGCACCTCAACAGCGACATTGTCACAGCCCCGGCCTTTTCCCTGCTCCTGGAGTTCATGTATGAGGGCAAGCTGCAGTTCCAGGACCTTCCCGTAGAGGATGTGTTGGCAGCGGCCAGCTACTTGCACATGTATGACATTGTCAAGGTGTGTAAGAAACGTTTGAAGCAGAAGGCCACGGCGGAGGCAGACAGCACGCGCAGGGAAGAGGATGGTGGCTCCAGCTGCTCCGATAAGGCCGATAGTCTATCAGATGGTTCTACGGGCCGGCCTGCTACTGCCGACCTGCTGcacagtgatgaagaggaggaggggaaggcCGAGGGAGGACCGCTGTGGCTGAGGTTGCCGTCTGCAGACAGACCAGGGACACCAGCCATGGCTACAACCAGTCCGCACGGCGAGGCAGAGATGCAGAGTGGGGAGGCACTGGGGGAGGGAGGAAAGCTGCTCTCCCCAGCCGGCAGCCCCACCAGCTCCACTGGATCCCTCTCACAGAGGTCACACCGCTCCGTGAGCTCTCGTGGAGGGCACAGGGGCAGGAGGGTGTCGAATGATGCGGCTGACTGCGTCCTGGACCTGTCAGTCAAGCCGATTGCAGGTAGCAACCACAATAACCACCACCAGTCCTATTTCAGCGGGGCAGCCACACCAGACAGCCTCCAAAGCCCATTGGCTGTGCGGGTGAAGGTGGAGAGGGGTGTGGCTTCAGACGAGGAAGAGGAACTGGGAGGTGGGGACTATGACATGGAGCACAGTGGCATCACCAAGGCGACGGTTCCCAGCGCCAACGGGGGCCTGACCCACCACGGGGTCGGAGGGCCTCTGTCGGCCCAGCGGAGGCTCGGCCTGGAagcacacctgtctgctctgCGAGAGGCCTCTCTGGCCTCAGAGCTGGAGCGGGAGGAGAAGCCTTCGGCCACAGCCGACGACGAGGACATTCTGGGGGGTGAAAATGAGCGCGCCCAGGCCGAGGCGGCAAGCATGGATAGTTCCCTGCTGCCCTACGTCTCCAACATGTTGTCAGCTCAACACACGCAGATCTTCATGTGCCCGCTGTGTAACAAGGTATTCCCCTCCCCGCACATCCTCCAACTTCACCTCAGCTCCCACTTCAGGGAGCAGGAGGGCATCCGCTCCAAGCCCGCCGGAGACGTCAACGTGCCCACCTGCACCATCTGCAGCAAGACCTTCTCCTGCATGTACACGCTGAAGCGCCATGAGCGGACACACTCCGGTGAGAAACCCTACACCTGCACCACCTGCGGCAAGAGCTTCCAATACTCACACAACCTCAGCCGCCACGCAGTGGTGCACACGCGTGAGAAGCCGCACGCTTGTAAATGGTGCGAGCGGCGCTTCACGCAGTCCGGGGACCTGTACCGACACATCCGCAAGTTCCATTGCGAACTGGTCAACTCGCTGTCAGTGAAGAGTGAACCGCTGGCACTGCCCAATGTCAGGGATTGGGCGATTGAGGACAGCTCCCAGGAACTGTGGAAGTAG